In Crinalium epipsammum PCC 9333, the following are encoded in one genomic region:
- the murD gene encoding UDP-N-acetylmuramoyl-L-alanine--D-glutamate ligase, translating into MPSAHVIGIGKSGIAAARLLKRDGWEVTLSDRNSSESLLNQQQQLEAEGIAVKLGYSFAPTSSIDLIVVSPGVPWDIPALVEARNMGIETIGEMELAWRSLQSCPWVAITGTNGKTTTTSLIAAIFQAAGLNAPACGNIGFAACELALADTPPDWIVAELSSYQIESSPSVAPQIGVWTTFTPDHLSRHKTLENYYNIKAHLLRQSKHQIFNGDDAYLHEIGTKQWADACWTSVEGKAKLIGNPDLGAYIEDGWVIFQGEQILSASALKMVGDHNLQNLLMAVAAARLAGIEKDAIAQAISNFPGVPHRLEHICTWEDIDFINDSKATNYDAAQVGLASVDSPAILIAGGEAKAGDDTAWLDTIKAQAAAVLLIGDATKAFATRLDEVGYPNYEIVETMDNAVARGAELAKQHNAKVVLLSPACASFDQYQNFEQRGDHFRQLCQQLLN; encoded by the coding sequence ATGCCCAGCGCTCACGTCATCGGAATAGGAAAATCAGGGATTGCTGCCGCCCGATTATTAAAACGGGATGGTTGGGAAGTGACATTGAGCGATCGCAATTCCTCTGAATCATTACTTAATCAGCAACAACAATTAGAAGCTGAGGGAATTGCGGTTAAACTGGGCTATTCTTTTGCTCCAACATCATCAATAGATTTAATAGTAGTCAGTCCAGGGGTTCCTTGGGATATCCCTGCTTTAGTTGAAGCAAGGAACATGGGAATAGAGACAATTGGAGAGATGGAACTTGCTTGGCGTTCCCTCCAATCTTGTCCTTGGGTAGCAATTACTGGGACTAACGGTAAAACTACTACCACATCTTTAATTGCTGCGATTTTTCAAGCTGCTGGCTTGAATGCACCTGCTTGTGGCAATATTGGTTTTGCTGCTTGCGAGTTAGCACTAGCTGATACTCCTCCCGATTGGATAGTTGCAGAATTAAGTAGCTATCAAATTGAATCTTCTCCCTCGGTTGCGCCACAAATTGGGGTTTGGACAACTTTTACACCGGATCACCTCAGCCGTCACAAAACGTTAGAAAATTATTACAACATCAAGGCGCACTTACTGCGCCAGTCTAAGCATCAAATATTTAATGGTGATGATGCTTACTTGCATGAAATTGGAACTAAACAATGGGCTGATGCTTGCTGGACAAGTGTAGAAGGTAAAGCTAAGTTAATAGGCAACCCTGATTTGGGAGCTTATATCGAAGATGGTTGGGTAATCTTTCAAGGAGAGCAAATTTTAAGTGCATCTGCTTTAAAGATGGTGGGTGATCACAACTTGCAAAACCTGCTGATGGCGGTAGCAGCAGCGAGATTAGCTGGAATTGAGAAGGATGCGATCGCACAAGCTATTTCTAACTTCCCTGGTGTACCGCATCGCCTAGAACACATCTGCACTTGGGAAGATATTGATTTTATTAACGACAGTAAAGCCACTAACTATGATGCTGCTCAAGTTGGGTTAGCATCAGTGGATAGCCCAGCTATTTTAATTGCGGGTGGAGAAGCTAAAGCAGGTGATGATACTGCTTGGTTAGACACAATTAAAGCTCAAGCTGCTGCTGTATTACTGATAGGCGATGCAACTAAAGCATTTGCCACGCGACTTGATGAAGTTGGCTATCCTAATTACGAAATTGTGGAAACAATGGATAATGCTGTTGCTAGAGGTGCTGAATTAGCCAAACAGCATAATGCAAAGGTGGTGTTATTGTCTCCAGCTTGCGCGAGTTTCGATCAATATCAAAATTTTGAACAACGCGGCGATCATTTCCGCCAATTGTGTCAGCAGTTGCTTAATTAA
- the leuB gene encoding 3-isopropylmalate dehydrogenase: protein MVQNYRITLLPGDGIGPEIMAVAVDVLKVVGKQLNLSFEFQEALIGGAAIDATGSPLPAATLDICRNSDAVLLAAIGGYKWDSLPRHLRPETGLLGLRSGLGLFANLRPAKILPQLIDASSLKREVVEGVDIMVVRELTGGVYFGEPKGIFTTETGEKRGVNTMAYTESEIDRIGRVAFETAQKRGGKVCSVDKANVLEVSQLWRDRITALAADYSNIELSHMYVDNAAMQLVRCPKQFDTILTSNLFGDILSDAAAMLTGSIGMLPSASLGADGAGVFEPVHGSAPDIAGQDKANPLAQVLSAAMMLRYGLSQPVAADKIEQAVLKVLDQGDRTGDIMSDGMNLLGCRAMGDSLIQALEQQ, encoded by the coding sequence ATGGTTCAAAACTACCGCATTACCCTTTTACCTGGCGATGGCATTGGCCCTGAAATTATGGCAGTTGCGGTAGATGTACTGAAAGTTGTAGGCAAACAACTCAACTTAAGCTTTGAATTTCAAGAAGCTTTAATTGGTGGTGCTGCGATTGATGCTACTGGATCACCTTTACCTGCTGCAACTTTAGATATATGTCGTAACAGTGATGCTGTTTTGTTAGCTGCAATAGGCGGTTACAAGTGGGACTCTCTACCACGCCATTTACGCCCAGAAACAGGTTTACTAGGATTAAGATCTGGATTAGGTTTATTTGCTAATCTGCGACCAGCAAAAATTTTACCTCAACTAATTGATGCCTCGAGTTTAAAGCGAGAAGTAGTTGAGGGGGTAGATATTATGGTAGTGAGAGAACTCACAGGTGGTGTATACTTCGGGGAACCCAAAGGCATTTTTACGACGGAAACGGGTGAAAAGCGGGGGGTGAATACGATGGCTTATACTGAATCAGAGATTGACCGGATTGGACGGGTGGCGTTTGAAACTGCTCAAAAACGTGGCGGTAAAGTTTGTTCGGTAGATAAAGCTAACGTATTGGAAGTTTCACAACTATGGCGCGATCGCATTACTGCTTTAGCTGCTGATTATTCTAATATTGAACTATCTCATATGTATGTGGATAACGCAGCTATGCAATTAGTACGTTGTCCGAAACAATTTGACACAATTTTAACTAGCAATTTGTTTGGTGATATTCTTTCTGATGCTGCCGCTATGCTCACGGGTAGTATTGGAATGTTACCTTCTGCTAGTTTAGGTGCTGATGGTGCAGGAGTATTTGAACCTGTTCACGGTTCTGCACCAGATATCGCTGGTCAAGATAAGGCAAACCCCTTGGCACAAGTTCTTAGTGCAGCTATGATGCTGCGTTATGGATTAAGCCAACCTGTAGCAGCAGATAAAATCGAGCAAGCAGTGTTGAAAGTTTTAGACCAAGGCGATCGCACTGGCGATATTATGTCTGATGGTATGAATCTTTTAGGTTGCCGTGCAATGGGTGATTCCTTGATTCAGGCATTGGAACAACAATAA
- a CDS encoding ABC transporter ATP-binding protein: MAHSRLQKLAHYLRPHWGKSLQGILALLIVNAVGVYIPLLIRDGIDELREALSFAQIWHLVLLILILSSLMWVFRMASRILLFGVGRQVEFDLKQKIFQHLLKLEPSYFSSNTAGDLISRATSDVENIRRLLGFAVLSLANTVFAYGLTLPVMLSINIKLTLLSLAVYPLMLIIVQLFSTKLRTKQQLLQEELSNLSELIQEDMSGISLIKIYAQEENERRAFSKLNQQLFKANLELAQIRNTLFPVIQGLSYLSLLILLWVGTGAIARGEISIGDFVALILFAERLVFPTALLGFTITAYQQGEVSIDRVESIVMVKPKIQDTAESISLPKPVKGQIIARHLSFTYPGATKPALNDISFTIDAGETVAIVGPIGCGKSTLANALPRLLDIDQRQLLIDGYDITQLTLEDLRGAIAYVPQDSFLFSTIIKNNIRYSDPQSEQKEVEYVAQQAQIHSEILNFPQQYETIVGERGITLSGGQRQRTSLARALLVDAPVLILDDALSSVDNQTATDILKNLSQGVKRKTVIFISHQLSAAATADRIFVMDEGEIVQTGTHTELVQQSGLYRSLWNQHQLEELLH, from the coding sequence ATGGCTCACTCGCGGTTGCAGAAACTAGCGCATTATTTGCGCCCCCATTGGGGAAAATCACTACAAGGCATTTTGGCACTATTAATTGTCAATGCTGTTGGTGTATACATTCCCTTGTTGATTAGAGACGGCATTGATGAGTTAAGGGAAGCGTTGAGCTTTGCTCAAATCTGGCATTTAGTGCTGCTAATTCTAATCTTAAGTTCTTTGATGTGGGTGTTCCGCATGGCATCACGTATCCTACTTTTTGGGGTAGGGCGGCAGGTAGAGTTTGATCTTAAGCAGAAAATTTTTCAGCATTTGCTGAAACTAGAGCCATCTTATTTTTCTTCTAATACTGCTGGTGATTTAATTAGCCGAGCAACCAGTGATGTGGAAAACATCCGACGTTTACTGGGATTTGCGGTTCTAAGTTTGGCAAATACAGTTTTTGCCTACGGTTTAACTTTGCCAGTAATGCTGTCGATTAATATAAAACTGACTTTGCTTTCACTAGCGGTTTATCCGTTAATGCTGATCATTGTGCAGCTATTTAGCACAAAATTGCGTACTAAACAGCAATTGCTACAGGAAGAACTTTCTAATTTAAGTGAGTTAATTCAGGAGGATATGAGTGGTATATCCCTGATCAAAATTTATGCTCAAGAGGAAAATGAACGCCGTGCCTTTAGTAAACTTAACCAGCAACTATTTAAGGCAAACTTAGAACTAGCGCAAATTCGTAATACCTTATTTCCCGTGATTCAGGGGTTATCGTATCTTAGCTTACTGATATTGTTGTGGGTTGGAACAGGTGCGATCGCACGTGGTGAAATTAGTATTGGTGATTTTGTTGCTTTAATTCTGTTTGCAGAACGTTTAGTTTTCCCCACCGCACTATTAGGATTTACGATTACAGCTTACCAACAGGGTGAAGTCAGTATTGACAGGGTTGAATCAATTGTGATGGTTAAGCCTAAGATTCAAGATACTGCTGAATCAATTAGCCTACCAAAACCAGTCAAAGGTCAAATTATCGCTCGTCATCTGAGTTTTACCTATCCAGGTGCGACTAAACCAGCACTTAATGATATCAGTTTTACAATAGATGCTGGTGAAACTGTGGCAATTGTGGGACCAATTGGTTGTGGCAAATCAACCCTTGCTAATGCTTTACCTCGGTTACTAGATATTGATCAACGTCAGTTGTTGATAGATGGATATGATATTACACAATTAACTTTAGAAGATTTGCGGGGTGCGATCGCCTACGTTCCCCAAGATAGTTTTCTCTTCAGCACCATTATCAAAAATAACATCCGCTATAGTGACCCCCAAAGCGAACAAAAAGAGGTAGAATATGTTGCTCAACAAGCACAGATTCACTCAGAAATTCTTAACTTTCCCCAGCAGTATGAAACCATTGTGGGAGAAAGAGGAATTACTCTCTCTGGTGGACAAAGACAGCGCACATCTTTAGCAAGGGCATTACTGGTTGATGCGCCAGTACTAATTTTAGATGATGCCCTTTCTAGTGTGGATAATCAAACCGCTACAGACATCCTGAAGAATCTTTCCCAGGGTGTTAAACGCAAAACTGTCATCTTTATATCCCATCAATTATCTGCTGCTGCTACTGCTGACAGAATTTTTGTGATGGATGAAGGGGAAATTGTCCAAACTGGTACTCATACAGAACTTGTACAACAATCTGGGCTTTATCGTTCACTTTGGAATCAGCACCAGTTGGAGGAATTGTTGCATTGA
- the accD gene encoding acetyl-CoA carboxylase, carboxyltransferase subunit beta: MSLFDWFANRQKSASGSQQQQEREIADGLWTKCEVCGAIAYTKDLKANQMVCLECDHHKRVGCEERIRQLIDVNTWMPLDEHLRPTDPLKFRDRKQYSDRIRETQEKTGLVDAVATGTGQIEGEPIALGVMDFRFMGGSMGSVVGEKLTRLIEHGTKAGFPVVILCASGGARMQEGMLSLMQMAKISGALERHQASKLLYIPVLTHPTTGGVIASFAMLGDIILAEPKATIGFAGRRVIEQTLREKLPDDFQTSEYLLQHGFVDAIVPRPQLKKTLAQLIRLHQHPFSIPAVVPEAIAQGIGIV; the protein is encoded by the coding sequence ATGTCTTTATTTGATTGGTTTGCAAATCGACAGAAATCAGCTTCAGGTAGTCAACAGCAACAAGAGCGGGAAATTGCTGATGGTCTGTGGACTAAATGTGAGGTTTGTGGTGCAATTGCTTATACCAAGGATCTCAAAGCTAATCAAATGGTGTGTCTAGAGTGCGACCATCACAAGCGGGTAGGCTGCGAAGAGCGTATCCGTCAACTGATTGATGTTAATACCTGGATGCCTTTAGATGAGCATTTACGCCCAACAGATCCGCTAAAATTTCGCGATCGCAAACAGTATAGCGATCGCATCCGAGAAACTCAAGAAAAAACTGGTTTAGTAGACGCAGTTGCTACGGGTACGGGTCAAATTGAGGGAGAACCCATCGCTTTAGGTGTGATGGATTTCCGATTTATGGGCGGTAGTATGGGTTCTGTCGTTGGCGAGAAACTAACGCGCTTAATTGAACATGGCACAAAAGCTGGCTTCCCAGTAGTAATTCTCTGCGCCTCTGGTGGTGCCAGAATGCAAGAGGGAATGTTAAGTTTGATGCAGATGGCAAAGATTTCTGGGGCGCTAGAACGCCATCAAGCATCTAAATTGCTTTATATTCCTGTGCTAACTCACCCGACAACTGGCGGTGTAATTGCTAGTTTTGCGATGTTAGGAGACATTATTCTGGCAGAACCTAAAGCCACAATTGGCTTTGCAGGTCGGCGGGTAATTGAACAAACCTTGAGAGAAAAATTACCAGATGATTTCCAAACCTCTGAGTATCTTTTACAACATGGGTTTGTCGATGCAATTGTACCACGTCCGCAACTAAAGAAAACCTTAGCTCAACTAATTCGCTTACATCAGCATCCCTTTTCGATTCCGGCAGTAGTGCCAGAAGCGATCGCCCAAGGCATTGGAATAGTGTAA
- a CDS encoding DUF2007 domain-containing protein, giving the protein MSWITLKTTSARWEAELMQQVLAAHEIPSRIIDLGVASYFGQGSPAALLVKNSDQWTALLLLSSPDEENLGASDHP; this is encoded by the coding sequence ATGTCATGGATTACCCTGAAAACCACTAGCGCCCGTTGGGAAGCTGAATTAATGCAACAAGTATTAGCGGCTCATGAAATTCCCAGTCGGATTATTGACTTGGGAGTTGCCTCCTATTTTGGGCAAGGAAGTCCTGCTGCATTGCTTGTAAAAAATAGTGATCAGTGGACTGCCTTGTTATTGCTCAGTTCCCCAGATGAAGAGAATTTGGGAGCATCAGATCACCCTTAA
- the glyS gene encoding glycine--tRNA ligase subunit beta: protein MATFLLEVGTEELPAAFVADAIAQWKSRIPQTLGEYSLTTEAINVYGTPRRLAVVITGLPTQQPDREEEIKGPPAQAAFKDGQPTKAAEGFARKQGVELAALEIRPTDKGDFVFVRKKFTGQPTAEILTSVVPQWIFGLEGKRLMRWADGDLKFPRPIRWLVTLLDNEVLPVGWVNASETIKSDRISHTHRVLHPAPVTINHANDYVECLKSAYVDVNPEARKANIIQQVQESAKKVGGWADIYPDLLDEVTNLVEYPTAVLGNFEPEFLNLPTEVITTVMITHQRYFPVFKTETATELLPYFITISNGNPAKSEIIARGNERVIRARLADGQYFYKADLAHPLESYLPQLETVTFQEDLGSVKAKVERIVKIASYISEQLQLSEDDRNLIQRAALLCKADLVTQMVGEFPELQGVMGQKYAIASKEPEAVSTAIFEHYLPRGAGDSLPKTITGQVVGLADRLDTLVSIFGLGMLPTGSSDPFALRRAANAITNITWNANLTINLYQLIQQIVADFGSQYPKTSSQLSQQLQEFFLQRLRNLLQEDRGIDYDLVNAVLGENDPEYTQRALQDLLDLRDRALFLQAIRNNGKLNEIYETVNRSTRLAGQGDLDTIQLDPTNLVRPELFQKSSEQAFYDALVELLPQTQASQKSRNYQQLVDGLSKIAPTVSNFFDGADSVLVMDENPEIKRNRLNLLGLLRNHARVLADFGAIVKS, encoded by the coding sequence ATGGCTACTTTTCTATTAGAAGTTGGTACAGAAGAATTACCTGCTGCCTTTGTTGCAGATGCGATCGCACAGTGGAAATCTCGCATTCCTCAAACCCTGGGCGAATATTCCCTCACGACTGAGGCAATAAATGTTTACGGTACGCCTCGACGCTTGGCTGTAGTCATTACAGGTTTACCGACTCAGCAACCTGACAGGGAAGAAGAAATTAAAGGACCACCAGCACAAGCAGCATTTAAAGATGGTCAACCAACCAAAGCAGCAGAAGGTTTTGCCCGTAAACAAGGTGTAGAATTAGCTGCGTTGGAAATTCGCCCTACAGATAAAGGTGATTTTGTCTTTGTTCGCAAAAAATTTACCGGACAACCAACGGCGGAAATTTTAACTTCTGTAGTTCCTCAGTGGATTTTTGGGCTAGAAGGTAAGCGGTTAATGCGTTGGGCAGATGGCGATTTGAAGTTTCCCCGCCCGATTCGTTGGTTAGTAACTTTATTAGATAATGAAGTGTTACCTGTAGGGTGGGTTAATGCTTCAGAGACAATTAAGAGCGATCGCATTTCTCACACTCATAGAGTATTACATCCAGCACCAGTAACAATTAACCACGCCAATGATTACGTTGAGTGTCTCAAATCAGCTTATGTAGATGTCAATCCAGAGGCGCGGAAAGCTAACATTATTCAACAGGTACAAGAGTCTGCTAAAAAAGTCGGGGGTTGGGCTGATATTTACCCTGATTTATTAGATGAAGTAACTAATTTAGTAGAATATCCTACGGCTGTCTTAGGTAATTTTGAACCAGAATTTTTAAACCTGCCAACAGAAGTAATTACTACAGTGATGATAACTCATCAGCGTTACTTCCCAGTATTTAAAACTGAAACAGCTACGGAATTACTACCCTATTTTATCACAATTTCTAACGGAAATCCAGCTAAATCAGAAATTATTGCTAGAGGTAATGAACGGGTAATCCGCGCTCGATTAGCAGACGGGCAATATTTCTATAAAGCTGATTTAGCGCATCCCTTAGAAAGTTATCTACCACAACTAGAAACAGTTACATTCCAAGAAGATTTAGGCTCAGTAAAAGCTAAGGTAGAAAGAATAGTTAAGATTGCTAGTTACATTTCTGAACAATTGCAATTAAGTGAAGATGATCGCAACTTAATTCAACGCGCTGCTTTGTTGTGTAAAGCTGACTTAGTTACCCAAATGGTGGGAGAATTCCCAGAATTGCAGGGAGTGATGGGTCAGAAATATGCGATCGCCAGCAAGGAACCCGAAGCAGTATCAACAGCAATTTTTGAGCATTATTTACCCAGAGGCGCAGGGGATAGTTTACCTAAAACTATTACAGGTCAAGTTGTTGGTTTAGCAGATAGATTAGATACTTTGGTAAGCATTTTCGGTTTAGGAATGCTACCTACAGGTTCTTCCGATCCTTTCGCATTGCGTCGTGCTGCTAATGCAATTACCAATATTACTTGGAATGCCAACTTAACAATTAATTTGTACCAATTAATACAACAAATTGTTGCTGATTTTGGATCTCAATATCCTAAAACTTCATCTCAATTATCACAACAGCTACAAGAATTCTTCTTACAACGTCTGCGTAACTTATTGCAAGAAGACAGAGGAATTGACTACGACTTAGTGAATGCAGTATTAGGAGAAAACGATCCAGAATATACACAACGGGCGTTACAAGATTTATTAGATTTACGCGATCGCGCCTTATTTCTGCAAGCAATCAGGAACAACGGCAAGCTCAACGAAATTTACGAAACCGTTAACCGTTCTACTCGTTTAGCTGGACAAGGTGATTTAGATACAATTCAACTCGATCCGACTAATTTAGTACGTCCAGAATTGTTTCAAAAATCATCAGAACAAGCTTTCTATGATGCGCTAGTGGAATTATTGCCACAAACTCAAGCATCTCAAAAATCAAGGAATTATCAACAATTAGTAGATGGATTAAGTAAAATTGCTCCTACTGTTAGTAACTTCTTTGATGGTGCTGATAGTGTGTTGGTAATGGATGAGAATCCAGAAATTAAGCGTAATCGTTTGAACTTACTAGGATTACTGCGTAATCATGCCCGTGTTTTGGCAGATTTTGGTGCGATTGTAAAAAGTTAG
- a CDS encoding prepilin peptidase has product MDTIFTAITYLTVLALGACIGSFLNVVVYRIPAGISLIWPPSRCPHCLHKLGKTENVPVLGWLWLKGRCRHCRSSISMRYPLVEAATGLVFLLIFLLYDISLQTLGYWAFLSWLIALALIDFDTMTLPNPLTKSGLVAGLAFQVTTGLLPIFQSGEAINHLFNGIAGAVLGIWLVDSIRVVGSIVFGQEAMGGGDPKLAAMMGAWLGWQSLPMAIILACAAGVLIGLAGRLVGRLQPLQKIVFGPFLALGAALTVFWGEAILSAYREFLISSNNTVLLSLLLAVLLLMLIVMRYLKSRNSLS; this is encoded by the coding sequence ATGGATACTATTTTTACGGCTATAACATATTTAACTGTTTTAGCTTTGGGTGCTTGTATTGGTAGTTTTCTTAACGTTGTGGTTTACCGCATACCAGCAGGTATATCACTTATTTGGCCACCTTCACGCTGCCCCCATTGCCTCCACAAACTAGGAAAAACTGAAAATGTTCCAGTTTTAGGTTGGTTATGGTTAAAAGGGCGCTGTCGCCACTGTAGAAGCTCTATATCAATGCGATATCCCCTGGTGGAAGCAGCGACAGGGTTAGTGTTTTTGCTAATATTCTTGCTGTATGATATATCGCTACAAACTTTAGGTTACTGGGCTTTTTTGAGTTGGCTAATAGCTCTTGCTCTGATTGATTTTGATACAATGACTTTACCTAATCCTCTCACAAAATCGGGATTAGTTGCTGGTTTAGCATTTCAAGTTACAACAGGTTTACTACCTATATTTCAATCAGGAGAAGCAATTAATCATTTGTTTAATGGTATTGCTGGCGCAGTCTTAGGTATATGGTTAGTTGACTCAATTCGGGTTGTTGGGTCAATAGTTTTTGGACAAGAAGCAATGGGAGGCGGAGACCCCAAATTAGCAGCTATGATGGGCGCTTGGTTAGGTTGGCAGTCTTTGCCAATGGCGATTATATTAGCTTGTGCTGCTGGAGTATTGATAGGTTTAGCTGGACGTTTAGTTGGTAGACTTCAACCCCTGCAAAAAATCGTATTTGGACCGTTTTTAGCACTCGGCGCGGCGTTAACTGTTTTTTGGGGTGAAGCGATACTATCAGCTTATAGAGAGTTTCTAATTAGTTCAAATAATACTGTTTTACTTTCATTACTATTAGCTGTACTACTACTGATGTTGATAGTTATGAGATATTTAAAATCTAGAAATTCTCTTAGTTAA
- a CDS encoding FTR1 family protein: MTYLKRLHLHRWQRLLALFLSMMIFVIAVPIYASNTPQQDLNQLNFYVDRSLSKAQAKDYKASQAAYEKFQQKWLKVEDRVKKVSPQAEQDIEKQISEVKVAFSTKPPNQAKLVAAIKNLNATNNKFINGGFKSNQPTKAIVNQDQRSLAYSIERLNRAEVALNKKDLATAVSQMKSFKTEWLDVKGIVATKSPDAYFAIENNIIRSYGFLTSKPVDITGARSAIASLKKDLQPFATEPLKYNTSDATLILLTEKLETLLVLVALLGFLKKSGNANKIYSLGLGASAGLAAAMIAAVVIEIFFSNAGGNIYRELLQGITGLAAAVMLFYTSFWLHMKSSIITGQEDIQDKINTIATNSGLFFGMLAFLAVFKEGAETTLSYINISWSMSSNDLLTGLGFGLLSLIAIAALILVVGLRLPTKLFFPLTSLLIFYLGFKFVGSGIHALQVADILPVSPANFLPVFNALSLYSTWETTLSQLVLIAIAIAVVMYTRFQNNRVTKEIPSEQQTVSENS, from the coding sequence ATGACATACTTGAAAAGGCTGCATCTACATCGTTGGCAACGGCTATTGGCACTATTCTTAAGCATGATGATTTTTGTCATTGCTGTGCCAATCTATGCCAGCAACACACCACAACAAGATCTCAATCAGTTAAATTTTTACGTTGACAGATCATTAAGCAAAGCTCAGGCTAAAGATTATAAAGCATCTCAAGCTGCTTATGAAAAGTTCCAACAGAAATGGCTGAAGGTGGAAGATAGAGTTAAGAAAGTTTCTCCCCAAGCGGAACAAGATATTGAAAAGCAGATAAGCGAGGTGAAAGTTGCTTTTTCAACTAAACCACCAAATCAAGCCAAATTGGTAGCCGCGATTAAAAATCTCAATGCGACTAACAACAAATTTATTAATGGTGGATTTAAGTCAAACCAACCGACAAAAGCAATTGTTAATCAGGATCAAAGATCGCTCGCTTATTCAATAGAGCGACTTAATCGTGCTGAGGTAGCACTTAATAAAAAAGATCTAGCGACTGCGGTTAGTCAAATGAAATCATTTAAAACAGAATGGTTAGATGTCAAAGGTATTGTTGCTACTAAGTCGCCAGATGCTTATTTTGCGATAGAAAACAACATCATCAGATCTTATGGCTTTCTAACTAGCAAACCTGTTGATATTACAGGTGCCAGGAGTGCGATCGCATCTTTAAAAAAAGACTTGCAGCCGTTTGCTACTGAGCCTTTAAAATACAATACCTCTGATGCCACACTTATCTTATTAACTGAAAAACTAGAAACACTGCTTGTGTTAGTTGCTTTGTTAGGTTTCTTGAAGAAAAGTGGTAATGCAAATAAAATTTACTCACTAGGGTTAGGCGCATCGGCTGGGTTGGCGGCTGCAATGATCGCTGCTGTTGTGATTGAAATATTCTTTTCTAATGCTGGTGGCAACATCTACCGAGAACTTTTACAAGGAATTACAGGTTTAGCAGCAGCCGTGATGCTATTTTATACTAGCTTCTGGCTGCATATGAAGTCATCAATAATAACTGGGCAAGAAGATATCCAGGATAAAATTAATACCATAGCAACCAACAGTGGATTGTTTTTCGGAATGTTGGCTTTTTTGGCAGTATTTAAAGAAGGTGCAGAAACCACACTGTCATACATTAATATTTCTTGGTCAATGAGTAGTAATGATTTATTGACGGGATTAGGTTTTGGGCTGTTAAGTTTAATTGCGATCGCCGCCTTAATTCTAGTAGTAGGCTTACGCCTTCCTACCAAACTTTTCTTTCCTCTTACCAGTTTGCTAATTTTCTACTTGGGCTTTAAGTTTGTGGGTAGTGGTATCCATGCCTTACAAGTAGCTGATATTTTGCCTGTAAGTCCTGCTAACTTTTTACCAGTTTTCAATGCTTTAAGTCTTTATTCCACTTGGGAAACTACTTTGTCTCAGTTAGTATTAATTGCGATCGCTATTGCTGTTGTAATGTATACACGGTTTCAAAACAATCGTGTTACAAAAGAAATACCAAGTGAACAGCAAACCGTCAGCGAAAATTCTTAA
- a CDS encoding CbtB-domain containing protein gives MRTASINSAGAFRKQVVDFTLSVPVQATLYTSVCALTLWTLYFSSYPPAHNSLHEVRHHTLMVGCH, from the coding sequence ATGAGAACTGCTTCTATTAATTCTGCTGGTGCATTTCGTAAACAGGTAGTTGATTTTACCCTATCTGTGCCAGTACAAGCGACTCTATATACTTCTGTATGCGCTTTGACGCTGTGGACGCTTTATTTTAGTTCCTACCCACCAGCCCATAATTCTCTACATGAGGTGCGTCACCATACATTAATGGTGGGTTGTCATTAG